The following are from one region of the Paenibacillus sp. JZ16 genome:
- a CDS encoding phosphotransferase family protein, producing the protein MGESVATQAERIASGFLHEEIKTSYQIIGKGIVNQVFVVETKSRKVVVRMNDSAAFPSYVKEKWCIEQAAAIGIPGPEVLTIGVIDETAYMIQAFVEGDNGVDSTALKTDVWRQLGKYAKLIHSIPVKGYGENLIDPVHGEFHSPSHAGSDGSWLGYVQYNINSLTENDRLIELGVINHTKSQRVRKLFENLKKERFRFGLNHGDFSLKNTIINQSGQVILLDWGNAEVRTVPHGDMIWLMRCQMLDGNPNTEEFKAFQDGYGISAENLADMRHLQLLSAFDNLRWAIDRNPDLIESYAAFAKKVVDMMMD; encoded by the coding sequence GTGGGAGAGTCTGTAGCTACGCAAGCAGAACGAATTGCAAGCGGTTTTCTTCATGAAGAAATAAAAACATCTTACCAGATCATAGGAAAAGGCATCGTAAATCAGGTTTTCGTAGTTGAAACCAAGAGTCGTAAAGTCGTAGTTCGCATGAACGACTCAGCTGCATTTCCAAGCTATGTGAAAGAAAAATGGTGTATTGAACAAGCTGCCGCGATTGGTATTCCCGGACCTGAGGTGTTGACCATTGGTGTAATTGATGAAACCGCATATATGATTCAAGCTTTCGTTGAGGGAGACAACGGGGTAGATAGTACGGCTCTCAAGACCGATGTTTGGAGGCAGCTTGGCAAATATGCCAAACTTATTCATTCGATCCCAGTGAAGGGATATGGGGAAAATCTAATAGATCCGGTCCATGGTGAGTTTCACTCCCCTTCTCATGCAGGATCGGACGGCAGTTGGCTAGGATATGTACAGTATAATATCAATAGTTTGACGGAGAATGATCGATTGATTGAGCTCGGAGTAATCAATCATACGAAATCGCAGAGAGTGCGAAAACTGTTTGAGAATTTGAAGAAAGAAAGGTTCCGTTTCGGTTTAAACCATGGAGACTTTTCATTGAAGAATACGATTATCAATCAGTCGGGACAAGTCATATTATTGGATTGGGGCAATGCAGAAGTAAGAACGGTACCGCATGGGGATATGATTTGGCTGATGCGGTGCCAAATGCTAGACGGAAATCCGAATACGGAAGAATTCAAAGCATTTCAAGACGGGTACGGCATAAGTGCAGAAAACCTAGCTGATATGAGACATTTGCAGCTATTAAGCGCGTTCGATAACCTTCGATGGGCCATTGATCGAAATCCGGATCTGATCGAATCCTATGCTGCGTTTGCAAAAAAAGTTGTTGATATGATGATGGACTAG
- a CDS encoding DUF1961 family protein has protein sequence MTTDQPTETGVVHTAKSPLIPESWRAIYANPLSKPEHVADFRMEGEGAITFPLGRMRLESVRDEAEGQRANFVLWCPENFPADAAVSWDFWPVREPGLAIMFFSASGTEGRDLLDSSIKPRTGEYDQYHHGEMNAFHVSYFRRKWAEERKFHTCNLRKSYGFHLVAQGADPIPGVMDAVGPYRMLIVKSGHRITFAVNNLPLFSWEDDGVTYGLPIAGGKLGFRQMAPLIGEYANLTVYAESKS, from the coding sequence ATGACAACAGATCAACCAACCGAAACAGGGGTCGTGCATACTGCTAAAAGCCCGCTGATTCCCGAAAGTTGGCGTGCGATTTATGCAAACCCACTCTCCAAGCCCGAGCATGTCGCGGATTTTCGAATGGAGGGAGAAGGAGCCATCACGTTTCCTTTGGGACGTATGCGGCTCGAAAGCGTCCGCGACGAGGCGGAGGGGCAGCGAGCCAATTTCGTATTGTGGTGCCCGGAGAACTTTCCGGCGGACGCCGCCGTCTCATGGGATTTTTGGCCGGTACGCGAGCCGGGCCTGGCGATTATGTTTTTTAGCGCAAGCGGCACGGAAGGCCGGGATTTGCTCGATTCTTCCATCAAGCCACGGACTGGTGAATACGACCAGTATCATCACGGCGAAATGAACGCTTTCCACGTTTCTTACTTCCGGAGGAAGTGGGCGGAGGAGCGGAAGTTTCATACATGCAATTTGCGTAAAAGCTACGGTTTCCACCTGGTCGCGCAAGGTGCCGACCCGATTCCGGGTGTCATGGACGCAGTCGGACCATACCGGATGCTGATCGTTAAGAGCGGACATCGCATTACGTTTGCCGTTAACAATCTTCCGCTTTTCTCGTGGGAAGACGACGGCGTCACGTACGGGCTTCCAATCGCTGGCGGAAAGCTCGGTTTCCGCCAGATGGCGCCTCTCATTGGAGAATACGCGAATTTAACCGTATATGCCGAAAGTAAATCGTAG
- a CDS encoding pentapeptide repeat-containing protein, producing MNQTKTSNSQERQVVTNFNASNLTKSDFAGVTAHNGQFKSSSLSGSDFSGADLTGSSFKSSDVHGAHFDGTNLTDCNLSTLDLAHASFNKTVLVRTNFSKSRLAGAKFLGAKLTDVNLTMTDLRNTVFENCMFDGVDFTNSDLTGLVFDSQTFIGVKFDKAGLNGVSFKGAVIKNSSFQGPLLSKKYYRAIKTICFDGATMDKLTYAALKGLEADLSKVTVI from the coding sequence ATGAATCAAACCAAAACCTCTAACTCGCAGGAACGGCAAGTAGTGACAAACTTTAACGCAAGCAATCTGACGAAAAGCGACTTTGCAGGCGTTACGGCCCATAATGGACAGTTTAAAAGCAGCTCGCTCTCCGGTTCCGACTTTTCGGGCGCTGATTTGACCGGAAGTTCGTTTAAGAGCAGCGACGTACACGGTGCCCATTTTGACGGCACGAATCTGACGGACTGCAACCTGTCCACCCTTGACCTGGCCCATGCAAGCTTCAATAAAACGGTCCTTGTGCGCACCAACTTCAGTAAGTCGAGGTTGGCCGGCGCAAAATTCTTGGGCGCCAAACTGACCGACGTCAATCTGACGATGACCGATCTTAGAAACACCGTCTTTGAAAATTGTATGTTCGACGGGGTAGATTTCACAAATAGCGATCTGACTGGGCTGGTGTTTGACAGCCAAACCTTCATCGGCGTCAAGTTTGACAAAGCAGGGTTGAACGGCGTTTCGTTCAAGGGCGCGGTAATCAAGAATTCGTCTTTCCAAGGACCTTTGTTGTCCAAGAAGTATTACCGTGCCATCAAAACCATCTGCTTTGACGGCGCAACGATGGATAAGCTGACCTATGCGGCGCTTAAAGGCCTGGAGGCCGATTTGTCCAAGGTTACGGTTATTTAA
- a CDS encoding FG-GAP-like repeat-containing protein, with protein sequence MNQGMTKEPILIGKLDIRAAGPRCKMLLGDLNGDGRMEMLLVQPDNRQDVRYIPHQVQCLTAFDLEGNLLWQTGKPDPGAGSQGSDYPAQIVDIDGDGRLEVLCVMDSRLIVINGHDGSVRSSHELPDPEAHDCIIIANLVGNPNGRDFILKDRYHRMWAMDRNFNLLWTHEGNPGHFPWAYDLDGDGYDEVMAGYTLLDHDGTPLWSCRELDDHADCIWIGDVNGDGEPELVIGGSVTVMYDRYGKELWRYEGSIESQHIALGRFRSDLPGMQIAGLDRLVREDDGKGLIGKDALFLLDSSGQEVWKEDRKTPGWLTIIEPLSGWAVGAPDYILAYRRGGGIFPTLYDGHMNAVVEFPSEGYAVHADLWGSHTEQVIIYSSETASIYSSMPADLSEIPSGIPLSQPKRLSCSTLYPGGEVPPAISLS encoded by the coding sequence ATGAACCAAGGGATGACCAAAGAACCTATACTCATCGGCAAGCTGGATATACGGGCGGCAGGTCCACGCTGTAAAATGCTGCTCGGCGACTTAAACGGAGACGGCCGGATGGAGATGCTGCTCGTGCAGCCCGACAACCGCCAAGACGTGCGTTATATTCCCCATCAGGTGCAGTGCCTCACTGCGTTTGATCTAGAGGGGAATCTGCTCTGGCAAACGGGGAAGCCGGATCCGGGAGCAGGCAGCCAAGGGTCGGACTATCCGGCACAAATTGTCGATATCGACGGAGACGGCCGGTTGGAGGTGCTGTGCGTTATGGATAGCCGGCTCATCGTCATCAACGGGCACGACGGAAGCGTTAGGTCGTCCCATGAGCTTCCGGACCCTGAGGCGCACGACTGCATTATCATTGCGAATTTAGTAGGCAACCCGAATGGGCGAGATTTCATTCTTAAGGATCGTTATCATCGCATGTGGGCTATGGACCGGAACTTCAATTTGCTCTGGACCCACGAGGGCAACCCCGGCCATTTCCCTTGGGCATATGATTTGGACGGTGATGGATACGACGAAGTGATGGCCGGTTATACGCTGCTGGACCATGACGGCACGCCGTTATGGAGCTGCCGTGAATTGGATGATCACGCCGATTGCATTTGGATCGGTGATGTGAACGGCGACGGAGAGCCTGAGCTTGTGATCGGAGGGAGCGTAACGGTCATGTATGACCGTTACGGCAAGGAATTATGGCGCTACGAAGGCTCAATCGAGTCCCAGCATATAGCGCTCGGGCGCTTCCGAAGCGACTTGCCGGGAATGCAAATTGCCGGGCTGGATCGACTCGTGAGAGAGGACGACGGTAAGGGCTTAATTGGCAAGGACGCCTTGTTCCTGCTTGACAGCAGCGGACAAGAGGTGTGGAAGGAAGACCGGAAGACACCCGGCTGGCTTACGATTATCGAGCCTTTGAGCGGGTGGGCGGTTGGCGCGCCAGACTATATTTTGGCATACCGGCGCGGTGGGGGCATCTTCCCAACATTGTATGACGGTCATATGAACGCGGTCGTGGAGTTTCCTTCCGAGGGCTATGCCGTCCATGCTGACCTATGGGGCAGCCATACGGAGCAAGTCATTATATACAGCAGTGAAACCGCGTCCATATATTCGAGCATGCCTGCGGATCTGAGCGAGATCCCTTCGGGTATTCCGCTGTCGCAGCCGAAACGCTTGTCCTGCTCGACATTGTATCCGGGCGGGGAGGTTCCCCCAGCTATCTCATTAAGTTAA
- a CDS encoding rhamnogalacturonan lyase, protein MKTVHEQHKFDAQKTSGVQMEFLDRGLVAAATTEGIFLSWRLLGNEVTGYSGNGMIGTNFNLYRSGDFIAAVHDTTNYLDPSGTLTSVYYVCAVVDGQEVDRCADVTPWVGPYYELPLRKPADGVTPTGQIYTYAANDMSVGDVDGDGEYEYFVKWDPSNAKDVSHSGYTGPVYIDCYKLDGTLLYRIELGVNIRAGAHYTQFLVYDFDGDGKAELMFKTAPGTKVIRYDQEGIMSSETYITMPPEDVAAGYSHQDDYRMCSADYYRHIVHMFMSWHSHEEVVTGRWPSTLEECFGIDRRYSYPLLKEDAERLADYFLDVYAPSRSGRNNLRSFEGFILEGPEYLTVFQGQTGEELETIPYKPGRHDDGLMWGDYAWNRIEPGNRVDRFLAGVAYLDGKKPFAIFARGYYTRAAVAAYSWDGTHLKEHWFVDSGWVSMNNPFHDTLRLEDGRNENFGSLAKQGAHSLSIADVDGDGCHEIIYGSATIDHDGSMLYSSRGVMPPESKAPGKIAKLGHGDALHVANIDPDRQGLEIFMVHESGDSGPYGFTLRDAATGEVLHGGFAVDDVGRGMIGQVDPAQKGLQIWCSEGYESDEAFGLMTCRGDQMAKQIPGTNMSIKWSANMTTQVINGSFDEPVTIDDWKQGRLLTAEGAVSNNGTKGNPCLVADVFGDWREELLVRTKDSSAIRIYLSTEVTDRKLYTLMHDAQYRTGVAWQNVVYNQPCYTSFYFASDIDWAKVPTPNLYLPRVCIRDRN, encoded by the coding sequence ATGAAAACCGTCCATGAACAGCACAAGTTTGATGCACAGAAGACATCCGGGGTACAGATGGAATTTCTGGACCGGGGGTTGGTTGCAGCAGCGACAACAGAAGGAATTTTTCTCAGCTGGAGATTGCTCGGGAATGAAGTGACCGGTTATAGCGGTAACGGAATGATCGGCACCAATTTCAACCTGTATCGTAGTGGCGACTTTATCGCAGCTGTCCACGACACCACCAACTATTTGGACCCCAGCGGGACATTAACATCGGTTTATTATGTTTGTGCCGTTGTGGACGGACAGGAAGTCGACCGATGTGCCGATGTCACTCCCTGGGTCGGTCCGTACTATGAATTACCTCTTCGAAAACCGGCGGACGGCGTCACGCCAACTGGCCAAATCTATACATACGCGGCAAATGATATGAGCGTCGGGGATGTAGATGGCGACGGTGAGTACGAGTACTTTGTAAAATGGGATCCGTCCAATGCCAAGGATGTATCGCATTCCGGCTACACCGGTCCGGTATATATCGACTGCTATAAGCTGGACGGAACTCTCCTCTACCGGATTGAGCTTGGTGTGAACATTCGGGCGGGTGCTCACTATACACAATTTCTGGTCTATGATTTTGACGGAGACGGGAAAGCTGAGCTGATGTTCAAGACAGCGCCCGGTACGAAGGTCATAAGGTACGATCAGGAAGGTATAATGTCCTCCGAAACCTATATAACCATGCCTCCGGAGGATGTGGCTGCGGGGTATAGTCATCAGGACGACTATCGAATGTGCAGCGCGGACTACTATAGGCATATTGTCCATATGTTTATGAGCTGGCACTCGCATGAAGAGGTAGTGACCGGTCGTTGGCCCTCTACACTGGAAGAATGCTTCGGAATCGATCGTCGTTACAGTTATCCTTTGCTAAAGGAGGATGCGGAGCGGCTGGCCGATTATTTTCTTGACGTCTATGCTCCCAGCCGGAGCGGGCGCAACAACTTGCGATCATTCGAGGGCTTTATTCTTGAAGGGCCAGAATATTTAACTGTTTTCCAAGGACAAACAGGCGAAGAATTGGAGACGATCCCCTATAAGCCGGGGCGGCATGATGACGGTCTGATGTGGGGGGATTATGCTTGGAATCGCATCGAGCCCGGAAACCGCGTGGATCGATTCCTGGCAGGAGTTGCCTATTTGGACGGGAAAAAACCGTTTGCGATCTTTGCTCGCGGTTATTATACCCGGGCTGCCGTCGCAGCTTACTCCTGGGACGGAACGCACCTTAAGGAGCACTGGTTCGTTGACAGCGGTTGGGTTTCGATGAATAATCCTTTTCATGATACGCTCCGTCTGGAGGACGGCCGGAATGAGAACTTTGGCAGCCTCGCTAAACAAGGGGCGCATTCCTTAAGCATTGCAGATGTAGACGGGGACGGCTGCCATGAAATTATTTACGGGTCGGCGACCATCGATCATGACGGATCCATGTTATACAGCTCCCGAGGTGTAATGCCACCGGAAAGCAAGGCACCTGGAAAAATCGCCAAGCTGGGTCACGGCGATGCCCTTCATGTAGCGAACATTGATCCAGACCGGCAGGGATTGGAGATTTTCATGGTGCATGAAAGCGGTGACTCGGGACCTTACGGATTCACTCTGCGCGACGCGGCTACTGGCGAGGTATTGCACGGCGGTTTCGCCGTCGATGATGTAGGGCGCGGGATGATCGGACAGGTTGATCCGGCCCAAAAGGGGCTTCAAATATGGTGCAGCGAGGGTTATGAAAGCGATGAAGCATTCGGCTTGATGACATGTAGAGGAGACCAAATGGCAAAACAGATTCCGGGCACGAACATGAGCATCAAGTGGTCGGCCAACATGACAACACAGGTGATCAACGGAAGTTTCGACGAGCCTGTTACAATCGACGATTGGAAACAAGGCAGGCTGCTTACGGCAGAAGGTGCAGTTTCCAATAACGGAACGAAGGGAAATCCTTGCCTTGTCGCTGATGTTTTCGGAGATTGGAGAGAAGAGCTGCTAGTACGAACAAAGGATAGCTCGGCGATTCGGATCTACCTGAGCACCGAGGTAACCGACCGAAAATTGTATACGTTAATGCATGATGCCCAGTACAGAACCGGTGTCGCATGGCAGAATGTGGTCTATAACCAGCCCTGCTACACAAGCTTTTATTTTGCTTCCGATATCGATTGGGCGAAGGTCCCTACCCCAAATCTATATTTACCTCGTGTATGCATACGTGATCGCAACTGA
- a CDS encoding polysaccharide deacetylase family protein — translation MAKILMCFPEGRHKALTMSYDDGRFADRRLVDTFNRNGLKGTFHINSGLVGTHDKVGADEVKTLYTGHEVSAHTLTHPTIARCPNEQIVHEIMEDRRNLERIVGYTVRGMSYPNGSYNHRIKEMLPGLGMEYARVVDSTGHFGMPDDFLEWKPTCHHNRDLMKHAETFVSLHKKQYLYLMYVWGHSYEFDNDDNWELMEEFGAYIGGNPDIWYCTNIELVDYAKAFERLKFAADLDFVYNPSALNVWLNVDGEIVEVKGGELIKF, via the coding sequence ATGGCGAAAATTTTGATGTGCTTTCCGGAAGGGCGGCACAAAGCGTTAACGATGAGCTACGACGACGGCCGATTCGCCGATCGGCGGCTGGTAGACACGTTTAACCGAAATGGGCTTAAAGGAACTTTTCATATCAATTCCGGACTGGTCGGAACGCATGACAAGGTGGGTGCAGATGAGGTCAAAACGCTCTATACAGGTCACGAGGTGTCGGCACATACGCTGACTCACCCTACGATCGCTCGCTGCCCGAACGAGCAAATCGTGCACGAAATCATGGAAGATCGGCGAAATCTGGAACGTATCGTGGGTTATACGGTGCGTGGGATGTCGTATCCGAACGGCTCTTACAACCACAGAATCAAAGAGATGCTGCCAGGTCTCGGCATGGAGTATGCCAGAGTCGTTGACAGCACTGGACATTTCGGAATGCCGGACGATTTTCTGGAATGGAAGCCGACATGCCACCATAATCGTGACCTGATGAAGCATGCGGAAACCTTCGTCAGCTTGCACAAAAAGCAATATCTGTATCTGATGTACGTATGGGGCCACAGCTACGAGTTCGATAACGACGATAATTGGGAACTTATGGAAGAGTTTGGTGCCTATATTGGGGGCAATCCGGACATTTGGTATTGTACCAACATTGAGCTTGTCGATTACGCCAAGGCATTCGAAAGGTTGAAGTTTGCAGCTGACTTGGATTTTGTTTACAACCCTTCAGCGTTAAACGTCTGGTTGAACGTGGACGGAGAGATCGTCGAAGTGAAAGGCGGCGAGTTAATCAAGTTTTAA
- a CDS encoding glycoside hydrolase family 88/105 protein has protein sequence MKLTIANADLKQVVGCVADYTFGMDLTWDWPCGVAYYGISRAFEVTGEQAYLERMIEWCDEYIEAGLPGWTVNTCSMGHMLLTLYEQTKDQKYLDIIMSKVDYLENNALRFGDGVLQHTVSAKNDFPEQCWADTLFMAGYFLLRAGVVLGEKQLIDDALHQFYWHINYLQDENTSLWYHGYNHLNKDHMSGMYWARANAWAAYTMSRVGHVLPQAYLYPPFMHIISSLRDQLAAIKKLQKDDGLWGTVLDYPEAYGEVSATAGIAAAMVMQNNPLHAKHVERALKGVLANISERGRVLNVSGGTAVMNDIRGYLEVDKKWAQGWGQGLALALLSAVIEMNNTGEQDNG, from the coding sequence TTGAAGTTAACTATTGCTAATGCCGATCTTAAGCAGGTTGTCGGGTGCGTTGCAGACTACACCTTCGGCATGGATCTCACTTGGGACTGGCCTTGCGGCGTCGCCTATTACGGGATCAGCCGTGCCTTTGAAGTGACTGGCGAGCAAGCATATTTGGAACGGATGATAGAGTGGTGCGATGAATATATCGAAGCAGGACTTCCGGGATGGACGGTCAACACATGCTCGATGGGACATATGCTGCTCACCCTTTACGAACAGACGAAGGATCAGAAATACCTCGATATCATCATGAGCAAGGTGGACTATCTGGAGAACAACGCCCTGCGTTTCGGTGACGGTGTGCTCCAGCACACGGTGTCGGCTAAAAACGATTTTCCGGAGCAATGCTGGGCGGACACTCTGTTTATGGCGGGATATTTCCTATTACGAGCAGGCGTGGTGCTTGGGGAGAAGCAGCTTATTGACGATGCACTTCATCAGTTTTATTGGCATATTAATTATTTGCAGGACGAGAATACCAGCCTGTGGTATCACGGATATAACCACCTTAATAAGGATCATATGTCAGGAATGTATTGGGCACGCGCCAACGCTTGGGCGGCCTATACGATGTCACGCGTGGGACATGTGCTGCCGCAAGCTTACCTGTACCCACCATTTATGCATATTATAAGCTCGCTGCGAGACCAGCTTGCCGCCATCAAAAAGCTGCAGAAGGATGACGGCCTCTGGGGCACCGTGCTCGACTACCCGGAAGCTTATGGCGAGGTGTCAGCCACGGCTGGCATTGCCGCGGCAATGGTGATGCAGAATAATCCGCTTCATGCCAAACATGTAGAGCGGGCGTTAAAGGGCGTGCTGGCTAATATTTCCGAACGAGGACGGGTGCTTAACGTATCCGGTGGAACCGCCGTCATGAACGACATCAGGGGTTATCTCGAAGTGGATAAAAAATGGGCCCAGGGCTGGGGGCAGGGACTTGCGCTTGCCTTACTTTCCGCAGTTATCGAAATGAACAACACGGGAGAACAGGATAACGGATAG
- a CDS encoding TetR/AcrR family transcriptional regulator — MARNKYPEETINQILTVALNLFMQKGYEQTSIQDIINELGGLTKGAIYHHFKSKEEIWQAVIDHAFKGVDEMLSGIRDDNGLNGLEKLRKISQLSLDNAAHNELASVAPNLLRNPKLLAAQIENIFEKAVPVYIQPIIEQGMRDGSIRTDYPRELSEVLVILTNIWLNPEVIEASPEMMLHKVRFFDEILKGLGLDLFDEQMYQRYEELFRVSARDVSKEN, encoded by the coding sequence GTGGCACGAAATAAATATCCGGAAGAAACCATCAACCAAATTCTAACCGTGGCGCTTAATCTGTTCATGCAAAAAGGATACGAGCAAACCTCCATTCAGGATATCATCAATGAACTGGGCGGGTTGACAAAAGGAGCGATTTATCATCACTTCAAGTCAAAGGAAGAGATCTGGCAGGCCGTCATCGATCACGCGTTCAAAGGCGTTGACGAGATGCTCTCCGGCATCCGGGATGACAATGGGCTGAACGGCCTGGAGAAGCTCCGGAAGATTTCCCAACTCTCTCTCGACAATGCTGCTCACAACGAACTGGCATCGGTGGCGCCGAACCTCTTGCGCAATCCGAAGCTGCTGGCGGCCCAGATCGAGAACATCTTTGAAAAAGCCGTACCCGTCTATATCCAGCCCATCATCGAACAGGGAATGCGAGATGGCTCGATTCGAACCGACTACCCAAGGGAGCTTAGCGAAGTCCTGGTGATTCTCACCAATATTTGGCTAAACCCGGAGGTCATTGAGGCTTCGCCCGAGATGATGCTTCATAAGGTAAGATTTTTCGATGAAATATTGAAAGGCCTGGGGCTTGATCTGTTCGATGAGCAAATGTATCAACGATACGAGGAATTGTTTCGAGTGTCAGCGAGAGATGTCAGCAAAGAAAACTAA